In Trichoderma breve strain T069 chromosome 4, whole genome shotgun sequence, the following proteins share a genomic window:
- a CDS encoding fibronectin type III-like domain-containing protein: MAPARDPAKEGLLREHESSRRTSTESDDDLDLDELTKDGDAITSSSRDSSRLTDSKQRIPGRLSWMLPRRMRKSRCCIAVLVVVAIIIMLLAAGGAFGYKKLKIRPLDGKSPPWYPTPRGGSVHQWADSYKKAAEMVANMTLAEKVNITTGTGWSMGLAVGNTAPAVHVGFPALALQDGPLGIRFSDNITAFPAGVTVGATWNRKLMYERGKAHALEARGKGINVLLGPVVGPLGRMPAGGRNWEGFGADPYLSGVAGYETIKGIQDQGVMATIKHFIANEQEHFRQAWEWVLPNALSSNIDDRTMHEVYAWPFGDAVKAGVASVMCSYNMVNNSYACGNSKLLNGILKDELGFQGFVMSDWLAQRSGVGSALAGLDMSMPGDGLRWQDGNSLWGPNLSRAVLNGSLPLERLNDMVIRIVASWYQLGQDDEKLFDRKGPNFSSWTNDKMGVTANHSILARQVAAEGTVLLMNDGVLPLGLDGRLSGIFGEDAGPGKGPNYCEDQACNDGTLGSGWGSGAVVFPYLVSPIEALRKKFNKEKVKLTEHLKNDKPAKDVIQNQDICLVFINSDSGEGYRTWDSVHADRPDLKAQKGGEVLVTEVAKNCGGGSGTTIVIIHAVGPVTESGNAIASIIFGEENPSGKLPYTIGKSLGDYGQGGQVMYLPNGVVPQQDFSEGLFIDYRHFDKYNIEPRYEFGFGLSYTTFEYKNLKITETKPRSPLPDERPAAPEVEPPKFDTTIPKAEEALFPSSIRKLKNYIYPYIDSVGDIKKGKYPYPEGYDVQQPLSGAGGGEGGNPSLWESHVTISVELTNTGKVGGKAVPQLYLSYPASDTVEFPVRVLRGFDKVLIEKGETKTVVFNVTRRDLSYWDVERQNWVIPDGEFTFAVGESSRDLKVTGTW, encoded by the exons atGGCGCCAGCCCGAGATCCCGCCAAGGAGGGTCTCTTGCGAGAGCATGAAAGCTCCCGACGCACCTCAACCGAATCTGATGATGACTTGGACCTGGACGAGCTGAccaaggatggcgatgccatcactTCATCCTCAAGGGACTCATCGCGATTGACAGACTCCAAGCAGCGCATCCCCGGCCGCCTGTCATGGATGTTGCCTCGACGCATGCGCAAGAGCCGGTGCTGCATCGCCGTCCTTGTTGTtgtggccatcatcatcatgctgCTCGCTGCTGGCGGCGCCTTCGGAtacaagaagctcaagattaGACCGCTCGATGGAAAATCTCCGCCGTGGTATCCCACTCCAAGGGGCGGTTCCGTGCATCAATGGGCTGATAGCTACAAAAAGGCCGCTGAGATGGTGGCCAACATGACCCTGGCGGAGAAAGTTAACATAACCACTGGAACCGGATGGAGCATGGGGCTTGCGGTTGGAAATACGGCACCGGCGGTTCATGTGGGATTTCCTGCATTGGCTCTCCAGGATGGGCCGCTGGGCATTCGTTTTTCGGACAATATCACGGCTTTCCCGGCTGGAGTGACCGTTGGAGCGACGTGGAATAGGAAGCTCATGTATGAGCGAGGCAAAGCCCACGCACTTGAAGCTCGTGGCAAGGGCATCAACGTCCTCCTCGGACCCGTTGTTGGCCCATTGGGTAGAATGCCTGCTGGCGGGCGAAACTGGGAGGGCTTCGGGGCCGATCCATATCTCTCGGGTGTCGCGGGCTACGAGACCATCAAGGGCATTCAGGACCAGGGCGTCATGGCTACCATCAAGCATTTCATTGCCAACGAGCAGGAGCATTTCCGCCAAGCCTGGGAATGGGTGCTGCCAAACGCTCTCTCGTCCAACATTGACGACCGCACCATGCACGAGGTGTATGCCTGGCCGTTTGGCGATGCTGTCAAGGCCGGAGTTGCCAGCGTCATGTGTTCCTACAACATGGTCAATAACTCATACGCCTGCGGAAACTCTAAGCTACTTAATGGTATTCTTAAAGATGAACTAGGATTCCAGGGCTTCGTCATGTCCGACTGGCTGGCACAGCGATCCGGCGTTGGGAGTGCCCTGGCTGGCCTCGATATGAGCATGCCAGGAGATGGCCTGCGTTGGCAGGACGGCAACTCCCTATGGGGCCCTAACCTCTCCCGCGCTGTCTTGAACGGCTCATTACCCCTCGAAAGACTCAACGACATGGTTATTCGCATTGTTGCCTCATGGTATCAGCTCGGTCAGGATgacgagaagctgtttgACAGGAAAGGGCCCAACTTTTCTTCATGGACTAATGACAAAATGGGTGTTACG GCTAATCACTCCATACTGGCTCGTCAGGTCGCCGCGGAGGGCACCGTTTTGCTCATGAACGACGGTGTCCTTCCTCTCGGTCTTGATGGTCGCTTGAGTG GCAtctttggagaagatgctggacCGGGCAAGGGGCCCAATTATTGTGAGGATCAGGCGTGCAATGACGGTACCCTAGGCTCCGGCTGGGGAAGCGGCGCTGTCGTGTTTCCGTACTTGGTCTCTCCAATCGAAGCTCTCCGAAAAAAGTTTAACAAGGAAAAGGTCAAGCTTACCGAGCATCTGAAGAATGATAAGCCGGCAAAGGACGTTATCCAGAACCAGGACATATGCTTGGTGTTTATCAACTCTGACTCTGGAGAAGGATATCGCACGTGGGATAGCGTTCATGCTGATCGCCCTGACCTCAAGGCGCAAAAGGGTGGTGAAGTACTCGTCACCGAGGTCGCAAAAAACTGCGGCGGCGGTTCAGGTACGACAATTGTCATCATTCACGCTGTCGGGCCCGTGACG GAGAGTGGAAATGCCATTGCAAGCATCATCTTTGGAGAGGAAAATCCAAGCGGCAAACTGCCGTACACCATTGGCAAGTCCCTCGGTGATTACGGACAAGGCGGTCAAGTCATGTATCTGCCAAATGGAGTCGTCCCGCAACAAGATTTCAGCGAGGGCCTCTTCATTGACTACAGGCACTTTGACAAGTATAACATCGAGCCTCGATACGAGTTTGGATTTGGGCTCTCATACACAACTTTCGAATACAAAAACCTCAAGATTACGGAGACCAAGCCAAGATCGCCTCTACCTGATGAGCGTCCGGCAGCTCCAGAGGTTGAGCCCCCGAAATTTGATACTACTATCCCGAAAGCTGAAGAGGCATTGTTTCCATCGAGTATTCGCAAGCTCAAGAATTACATATATCCGTACATCGATTCTGTGGGTGACATTAAGAAAGGCAAGTATCCGTACCCTGAAGGCTACGACGTACAACAGCCCCTATCTGGTGCCGGCGGTGGCGAAGGTGGCAACCCGTCCCTATGGGAATCTCACGTAACTATATCAGTGGAATTGACCAACACGGGCAAGGTTGGAGGTAAAGCTGTGCCCCAACTATACCTCTCATACCCAGCCTCAGATACGGTTGAATTCCCAGTTAGAGTTCTTCGCGGGTTTGACAAGGTCCTTATCGAAAAGGGGGAAACGAAGACGGTGGTGTTTAACGTGACGAGAAGAGACTTGAGCTACTGGGATGTAGAAAGGCAGAATTGGGTCATTCCAGACGGAGAGTTTACATTTGCTGTTGGGGAGAGCTCGAGAGATTTGAAAGTTACGGGGACATGGTGA
- a CDS encoding calcineurin-like phosphoesterase domain-containing protein — MLESLFLGGLIAAAAVEAAQPGAVKPVAAPMRDLTWGQLNFLHTTDTHAWLSGHFLEPSFSADWGDYISFSQHMRKLADDKGADLLLIDTGDRIEGSGIYDSSIPKGLYQYDIYAQQKIDLITTGNHELYKSYSIDMEHNTTIPNFKENYITSNLDYIDPKTGKRVPQAQRYRKFKTKNLGINIVSFGFLFDFTGNANNSIVQPVADTVKEDWFQEAIKEKPDLFVVIGHVGVRMEEFRTVFKAIRKEDWDTPIAFFGGHLHIRDAVSYDSKSLAIASGRYLETIGWMSIDGIVKKQPKDDENEEVEIKKGPTFTRKYIDNNLYGMYYHTGLNETTFPTKEGQKTSKMIENARKTLNLGHRYGCAPRDLWMTRAPYPSKDSIYTWLEEEVLPDVVVNKDRKDKPRLAIANTGGIRFDIFKGPFTRDDTFTVSPFTSGFRYVPDVPYEIAAKVIGLLNSQSRIFVAGLPDTRQLTIPQLMYPRPRYLDETEVETEVETVEQVEDESEARLELRGVDASGDNDEIFGGYTTKDDISKDGDDTVHKPIDFYAVPNCIQAEIDFPTEEKPETVDLVFLDFLQPWMIPALKFSGGDYSAKDIEPYMEGTLTDKLANWIGDNWKDECN, encoded by the exons ATGCTTGAATCTCTCTTTCTCGGCGGGCTCATCGCTGCCGCCGCGGTCGAAGCCGCGCAGCCCGGCGCTGTCAAGCCGGTGGCGGCACCCATGCGAGACCTGACTTGGGGCCAGCTCAACTTTCTGCACACGACAGACACGCACGCCTGGCTCAGCGGGCATTTCCTCGA GCCCTCCTTCTCTGCCGATTGGGGTGACtacatctccttctcccagcATATGCGCAAGCTGGCCGACGACAAAGGCGCCgatctcctcctcatcgatACCGGCGACCGCATCGAGGGCAGTGGCATCTACGACAGCTCCATCCCAAAAGGTCTGTACCAGTACGACATCTACGCTCAGCAGAAGATTGATCTTATCACTACCGGCAACCATGAGCTGTACAAATCCTATTCGATCGACATGGAACACAATACCACCATTCCCAACTTCAAGGAGAACTACATCACATCCAACTTGGACTACATTGATCCCAAGACTGGCAAGCGCGTGCCCCAAGCCCAGCGATACCGCAAGttcaagaccaagaacctAGGCATTAACATTGTGTCCtttggcttcctcttcgacTTTACAGGCAATGCCAACAACAGCATCGTTCAGCCGGTGGCCGATACCGTAAAGGAGGATTGGTTCCaagaggccatcaaggagaagcccGACCTCTTTGTGGTCATTGGCCATGTCGGCGTGCGCATGGAAGAATTCAGAACTGTCTTCAAGGCTATTCGCAAGGAGGATTGGGACACGCCCATCGCGTTCTTCGGCGGCCACCTACACATTAGAGACGCCGTGAGCTATGACTCCAAGTCATTAGCCATCGCCTCCGGTCGATACCTTGAAACCATCGGCTGGATGTCTATCGATGGCATCgtcaagaagcagcccaaagacgatgagaacgaagaagttgagattAAAAAGGGTCCCACATTCACACGCAAGTATATTGACAACAACCTGTACGGAATGTACTATCACACTGGCTTAAACGAGACAACCTTTCCCACCAAAGAGGGCCAAAAAACGAGCAAAATGATTGAGAATGCCCGCAAAActctcaatcttggccatcgCTACGGCTGTGCACCCCGAGACTTGTGGATGACCAGGGCCCCGTATCCCAGCAAAGACAGCATCTACACttggcttgaagaagaagtgctCCCCGACGTGGTTGTCAACAAGGACCGGAAGGACAAGCCTCGACTGGCCATAGCCAACACGGGTGGCATTCGCTTCGACATTTTCAAGGGTCCTTTTACACGAGACGATACATTTACCGTGAGCCCTTTCACTAGTGGCTTCCGCTATGTGCCCGATGTTCCGTACGAAATTGCTGCCAAGGTTATCGGGCTTCTCAACAGCCAGTCGAGAATCTTTGTTGCTGGACTTCCAGACACCCGACAGTTGACCATTCCGCAGCTAATGTATCCACGCCCGAGATATCTTGATGAGACTGAGGTTGAGACTGAAGTTGAGACTGTTGAACAAGTCGAAGATGAATCAGAGGCTCGCCTCGAGCTGCGTGGAGTGGATGCCTCGGGGGACAATGATGAAATCTTTGGCGGCTATACGACAAAGGACGACATCAGCAAAGACGGAGATGACACCGTCCACAAGCCCATTGATTTTTACGCAGTGCCCAACTGCATCCAGGCCGAGATTGATTTCCCGACCGAAGAAAAGCCCGAGACGGTAGACCTCGTCTTTCTCGACTTCTTACAACCATGGATGATACCCGCCCTCAAGTTTAGCGGCGGCGATTACAGTGCCAAAGATATAGAGCCGTATATGGAGGGAACGTTGACGGACAAGTTGGCTAACTGGATTGGCGACAACTGGAAGGATGAATGCAACTAG
- a CDS encoding pyridoxal-phosphate dependent enzyme domain-containing protein: MALTLPEPFASIPRESFLFGPSPIQQLPRISAALGGKVNVYAKREDCNSGLAYGGNKVRKLEYLAAEALSQGSDTLVSIGGVQSNHTRAVTAVAAKLGLAAATVQEHWVDWHDPGYEKVGNIQLSRLMGGDVRLDPSLFGIEHKPTLANLKAELESAGKKPYYIPAGASDHPLGGLGFARWALEVEAQEKEMGVFFDTIVVCAVTGSTMAGIVAGFKLAQVKLGSAKRKVIGIDASGKPKETFDQVLRIAKFTAAKIGLSEDDVTEADIILDDRFNAKIYGIPDETTIEAIKFGASTEAFITDPVYEGKSLAGMMALIKNGEIASGNVLYAHLGGQMALNAYSSI; encoded by the exons atggcccTCACTCTCCCAGAGCCATTCGCCAGCATCCCCCGTGAATCATTCCTCTTCGGGCCCTCCCCCATCCAGCAACTCCCTCGCATATCCGCTGCTCTCGGCGGCAAAGTCAACGTCTACGCCAAACGCGAAGACTGCAACTCCGGCCTCGCCTATGGAGGCAACAAAGTCCGCAAGCTAGA GTATCTCGCCGCCGAGGCTCTCTCCCAAGGAAGTGACACCCTCGTCTCCATCGGCGGCGTCCAATCCAATCACACCCGCGCCGTCACCGCCGTCGCAGCAAAACTCggcctcgccgccgccaccgtcCAAGAGCACTGGGTGGACTGGCACGACCCAGGCTATGAGAAAGTCGGCAACATCCAGCTGTCCCGTCTCATGGGCGGCGACGTGAGGCTCGACCCGTCGCTCTTTGGCATCGAGCACAAGCCCACGCTGGCGAATCTCAAGGCGGAGCTCGAGAGCGCCGGTAAGAAGCCGTACTATATCCCTGCGGGAGCGTCGGATCATCCGCTTGGAGGGCTTGGGTTTGCAAGGTGGGCGCTGGAGGTGGAGGCgcaggagaaggagatgggCGTGTTTTTCGATACGATTGTTGTTTGTGCTGTGACGGGGTCGACTATGGCGGGCATTGTGGCTGGCTTTAAGCTTGCGCAGGTGAAGCTTGGTTCGGCCAAGCGTAAGGTTATTGGGATTGATGCTTCGGGGAAGCCCAAGGAGACGTTTGACCAGGTGTTGCGCATTGCCAAATTCACTGCTGCCAAGATTGGCCTCTCGGAAGACGATGTGACTGAGGCGGATATTATATTGGACGACAGGTTCAACGCCAAGATATACGGCATTCCGGATGAGACGACGATTGAGGCCATCAAGTTTGGAGCGAGCACTGAGGCTTTCATTACGGACCCGGTCTATGAGGGGAAGAGTTTGGCGGGCATGATGGCGCTCATCAAGAATGGCGAGATTGCGAGTGGGAATGTTTTGTACGCTCATCTTGGAGGACAGATGGCTTTGAACGCATATTCGTCTATTTAA
- a CDS encoding alginate lyase domain-containing protein: MAPKSIISFLSLLPVTAVLALNPSCAPGGNFDLSVWSLQLPTGSDGSVDTIKSKDLQGCSGYTGPTFFTDKSNGELILTAPGNPDITGCATTSGSEHCRTELREVDPKSGKNTDWAPTGTNTLTVSMKVVKADDGSHGTAIGQVFASAASKPLAEMYYSTKGDIVVGVKESPDDNQIVTKLGNVPVGTYFTYVMSYSKNVLSISINGKKTTLSTYDWDSPNCYFKSGNYNQGKTAVTSEVHIQSIAVVHS; the protein is encoded by the coding sequence ATGGCTCCCAAgtccatcatcagcttcctttctctcctaCCTGTCACGGCTGTCCTAGCCTTGAACCCCAGCTGTGCTCCTGGAGGCAACTTTGACCTCAGCGTCTGGAGCCTTCAGCTACCAACTGGCAGTGATGGCAGTGTCGACACTATCAAGAGCAAAGACCTCCAGGGCTGCAGTGGCTATACCGGCCCCACATTCTTCACAGACAAGTCCAATGGCGAGCTCATCCTGACGGCGCCTGGCAATCCAGACATCACCGGCTGTGCCACCACCTCTGGTAGCGAACACTGTCGTACTGAGCTGCGCGAGGTCGATCCCAAGAGTGGCAAAAACACGGATTGGGCCCCTACAGGAACCAACACGCTTACCGTGAGCATGAAGGTCGTCAAGGCAGACGACGGCTCTCACGGCACTGCCATTGGCCAAGTCTTTGCGTCCGCAGCCAGCAAGCCGCTTGCAGAGATGTACTACAGCACCAAAGGTGATATTGTCGTTGGTGTCAAGGAGAGTCCCGATGACAACCAGATTGTCACGAAGCTTGGTAACGTGCCTGTGGGAACGTACTTCACTTATGTGATGTCGTATTCTAAGAATGTTctgagcatctccatcaatgGAAAGAAGACGACCCTCAGCACCTATGATTGGGATTCTCCCAACTGCTACTTCAAGAGTGGCAACTACAACCAGGGCAAGACGGCCGTTACTTCTGAGGTGCACATCCAGTCCATTGCCGTCGTACACTCCTAA
- a CDS encoding ras family domain-containing protein, with protein MPLCGGSKTVQRKLVLLGDGASGKTSLLNVFTRGYFPTVYEPTVFENYVHDIFVDNVHIELSLWDTAGQEEFDRLRSLSYDDTDLIVLCYSVDSKDSLENVESKWVGEIADNCPGVKLVLVALKCDLRQQEEEEPEEGAAADGNPPREKPPTISYDEGLEVAKRIGASRYLECSAMKNRGVNEAFTEAARVALSVKKEREDNKCTIM; from the exons ATGCCTCTCTGCGGCGGATCCAAGACTGTGCAGCGCAAGCTGGTTCTTCT GGGCGATGGTGCCAGCGGAAAGACGTCGCTGCTCAACGTCTTCACAAGAGG TTACTTCCCGACCGTCTACGAACCCACCGTCTTCGAAAACTACGTTCACG ACATCTTCGTTGACAACGTCCACATCGAGCTCTCACTCTGGGATACGGCTGGACAGGAGGAATTCGACCGTCTACGATCTCTCTCTTACG ATGACACCGATTTGATCGTGCTCTGCTACTCGGTCGATAGCAAAGACTCGCTAGAAAACGTCGAATCCAAATGGGTCGGTGAGATTGCCGACAACTGCCCCGGCGTCAAGCTGGTCCTGGTCGCCCTGAAGTGCGATCTGCGccagcaagaggaggaagaaccCGAAGAAGGCGCAGCAGCCGACGGCAACCCTCCGCGCGAGAAGCCCCCCACCATTTCCTACGACGAGGGCCTCGAAGTCGCCAAGCGAATAGGCGCATCCCGATACCTCGAGTGCTCGGCCATGAAGAACCGCGGAGTCAACGAGGCCTTCACAGAGGCCGCCCGTGTGGCGCTGAGCgtcaagaaggagagggaagaCAACAAATGCACAATCATGTAA
- a CDS encoding major facilitator superfamily domain-containing protein, producing the protein MTRPANARPGPGVTTRSRSSRSSGSFHAGAPIPIIASMRRPSIPRYQTFPTPPPKPPSDASSDRFATAVESDSSSTSSSRDHDETPLPVRQLLLLAFLSLAEQTALNSIGPYLPQMVTSMPGIPKEESGLYVGLLASVFALAQLSTNFVWGYMSDVVGRKPVLLAGTFSLMCCFCAFGFCKQYWQMILVHAAMGLLNGNAACVPTVLGEVTDRSNQSKAFTYLPVIYSLGGLTGPALGGILVGRMGKEFPYLGPNVLSAAVLAAAVIVVGIWFEETLEDVDDDPWKPTWATRLSNRISNIFSRTPRRESWSSRWPRPQAASQTQPLLSPSSEEAASDDNDGSPDDDEALEISKPANGNHKEHKPWRELLNRTTMTLLVTYLIFQLANISFNSLYPIFAASPSPAGRDLDPGKIGVSLSFAGLITILFQAFLFQPLKSRFGNLGTYRFALFGLAVSMIAMPWVGNVDDKPLFGLGTGTMWLYIELGVVLILKTICAVGGLSCVMLLITNSAPSHNSLGTLNGVAQTLSALGRSIGPFASGSLFTLSMGIQPKGEVFAWSLFGGLALLGCIGSIFIRGDGLESDDWYNGEDEEGERGEDDGHADIEQQRE; encoded by the exons ATGACGCGCCCTGCAAACGCTCGACCCGGACCGGGCGTCACGACTCGGTCAAGATCGTCCAGGTCCTCCGGCTCGTTCCACGCCGGCGCtcccattcccatcatcGCATCCATGAGACGGCCCTCGATCCCGCGATACCAAACATTCCCGACGCCTCCTCCCAAACCGCCCTCCGATGCTTCCAGCGACCGCTTCGCCACGGCCGTCGAGTCCGACTCGTCGTCCACCTCGTCCTCCCGCGATCACGATGAGACGCCTCTGCCCGTgcgccagctcctcctcctggccTTTCTCTCACTGGCAGAGCAGACGGCGCTCAACTCGATAGGGCCATATCTGCCACAGATGGTGACGTCCATGCCGGGCATacccaaggaagagagcgGTCTGTATGTCGGTCTGCTGGCCAGCGTCTTTGCCCTGGCGCAGCTCTCCACAAACTTCGTCTGGGGCTACATGTCGGATGTCGTGGGCCGAAagccggtgctgctggccggGACCTTTTCGCTCATGTGCTGCTTTTGCGCTTTTGGCTTCTGCAAGCAGTACTGGCAAATGATTTTGGTTCACGCCGCCATGGGTCTGCTCAATGGCAATGCGGCCTGCGTGCCAACTGTTCTGGGCGAAGTAACAGATCGATCCAACCAGAGCAAGGCGTTTACATATCTTCCCGTTATTTATTCTCTGGGAGGACTTACGGGCCCTGCGCTGGGAGGAATACTAGTCGGGCGCATGGGCAAAGAATTTCCTTACCTTGGGCCCAACGTGCTGAGCGCCGCTGTTCTTGCGGCAGCCGTCATTGTGGTGGGCATCTGGTTTGAGGAAACGCTGGAAGATGTCGACGATGATCCGTGGAAACCAACATGGGCTACCCGGCTCTCCAATCGCATTTCAAACATCTTTAGTCGAACTCCGCGACGAGAATCGTGGAGCTCGAGGTGGCCTCGTCCTCAAGCCGCCTCTCAAACCCAGCCCTTGTTATCCCCAAGCTCTGAAGAGGCTGCCTCTGATGACAATGACGGCAGTcccgatgatgacgaggcacTTGAGATATCAAAGCCGGCGAACGGCAATCACAAGGAACACAAGCCATGGCGCGAGCTTCTCAATCGCACTACAATGACCCTCCTGGTTACGTATCTAATATTCCAATTGGCCAACATTAGTTTCAACAGCTTGTATCCCATTTTCGCagcctctccgtctccagcgGGCCGAGATCTTGACCCCGGCAAAATTGGCGTCAGCTTGAGTTTCGCAGGTCTGATTACTATTCTCTTTCAAGCGTTTCTGTTCCAGCCACTCAAGAGCCGGTTCGGAAACTTGGGCACATATCGCTTCGCCCTCTTTGGCCTAGCAGTCAGCATGATTGCTATGCCGTGGgttggcaatgttgatgaTAAGCCCCTATTCGGCCTGGGAACTGGAACCATGTGGCTGTATATCGAGCTTGGCGTTGTACTGATTTTGAAGACCATCTGTGCTGTGGGCGGACTTTCGTGTGTGATGCTATTG ATAACCAACTCGGCGCCTTCCCACAATAGTCTGGGAACCCTGAACGGAGTAGCCCAGACATTATCGGCTCTAGGCCGCAGCATTGGTCCTTTTGCTTCGGGTAGTTTGTTTACGTTGTCCATGGGTATTCAGCCCAAAGGCGAGGTTTTTGCGTGGAGTTTATTTGGGGGCCTGGCTCTTTTGGGATGCATTGGGTCAATCTTTATTCGAGGCGATGGGCTTGAGAGCGACGACTGGTATAACggggaggatgaggagggcgaAAGGGGTGAGGATGACGGGCATGCTGACATTGAACAACAACGGGAATAA
- a CDS encoding pyridine nucleotide-disulfide oxidoreductase domain-containing protein — protein sequence MPLNIVIVGAGFAGVFSALSARRLISLHLNKDPAAADIQVLLIAPEPQLVLRPRLYESNPANLVFPLTDLFSATGIRFIQGTVEAIRVEEKHVLIASPSGSTSVQPYDRLIFAAGSSLIRAPIPGLDDHAFDVDTLSSAVKLENHLQSLKSKPPSKARNTVIVCGAGFTGIELATEMTGRLRSILGKDADTKVLLVSRGGEVGDTLGQGPRHVISRALRQLGVETKLGTTVTAIDALGITTQAGERIEAMTVVWTAGVAATELSKQIPGDKDALGRLRVDQDLRLPSNKDIFVAGDSACAPTGDQSHDALMSCQHAIPMGRAAGYNAAADLLNLPTAPYYQPSYVTCLDLGPYGAVLTQGWERKVVLSGAIAKKIKTYINGTLIYPPETTNPTKALAAGDPALQSATSQQLQGKALSLVSFFTSKLL from the coding sequence ATGCCACTCAATATTGTCATCGTTGGCGCTGGGTTTGCCGGCGTCTTCAGCGCTCTTTCAGCCAGGCGGCTCATCTCCCTGCACCTCAACAAAGATCCAGCGGCGGCTGATATACAAGTCCTTCTCATTGCGCCTGAGCCACAACTCGTCCTACGGCCTAGGCTCTACGAATCAAACCCGGCAAACCTCGTTTTCCCACTCACCGACCTCTTCAGCGCGACGGGGATTCGCTTCATCCAAGGCACAGTCGAGGCTATCCGTGTCGAGGAAAAACATGTCCTAATTGCCAGCCCCTCTGGTTCTACATCAGTACAGCCCTATGATCGTTTGATATTCGCGGCTGGGAGCTCCTTGATCCGAGCTCCCATCCCCGGCCTGGACGACCATGCCTTTGATGTTGACACGTTGAGTTCCGCGGTCAAGTTGGAAAACCACCTGCAAAGTCTCAAGTCAAAACCTCCGAGCAAGGCTCGAAACACCGTCATTGTATGCGGAGCAGGCTTTACGGGCATCGAGCTTGCCACAGAGATGACAGGGCGGCTTCGGTCCATCTTGGGCAAGGATGCCGATACCAAAGTCTTGCTTGTCTCGCGGGGGGGAGAGGTTGGCGATACCCTTGGACAGGGACCCCGCCACGTCATTTCCCGAGCTCTTCGTCAGTTGGGAGTAGAGACGAAACTCGGGACAACAGTCACCGCCATCGACGCTCTTGGCATCACGACCCAAGCAGGTGAGCGTATTGAAGCCATGACCGTCGTCTGGACGGCCGGTGTAGCAGCCACAGAGCTCTCAAAGCAGATTCCGGGGGACAAGGACGCATTGGGCCGCCTACGCGTCGACCAAGATCTTCGCCTACCGTCGAATAAGGACATCTTCGTAGCTGGCGACTCGGCTTGTGCCCCGACGGGTGACCAGAGCCACGATGCCCTCATGTCATGTCAACACGCCATACCAATGGGCCGAGCAGCGGGCTAcaatgctgcagcagatcTTCTCAATCTGCCAACCGCGCCATACTACCAGCCATCATATGTCACATGTCTTGATCTCGGCCCGTATGGAGCGGTTCTCACGCAAGGCTGGGAGCGCAAGGTGGTGCTTTCTGGGGCAATagccaagaagatcaagacATACATCAACGGAACTTTGATATACCCTCCAGAGACAACTAATCCGACCAAGGCGCTTGCTGCCGGAGATCCAGCGCTTCAATCAGCTACctcgcagcagcttcaggGCAAAGCTTTATCACTTGTCAGTTTCTTTACTTCCAAGCTCCTGTAG